Proteins co-encoded in one Alkalinema sp. FACHB-956 genomic window:
- a CDS encoding DUF1499 domain-containing protein: MKSIFLPVIVVSLVVLLGLGLFTQPAWAGIFSGQRPNTLGVQAGQLAPCPASPNCVSSQSGDGSHRIEPLRPSGSIEEAFTTLKQVVQSQPRTKVVSASEDYLYVEFTSRLMGFVDDVEFYVDREAGVIQVRSASRLGESDLGVNRDRIETLRQALQNQGSVA; this comes from the coding sequence ATGAAATCCATCTTTTTGCCTGTTATCGTGGTTTCGCTCGTGGTTCTGTTGGGGTTGGGGTTGTTTACTCAACCTGCTTGGGCGGGCATTTTTTCGGGGCAACGTCCGAATACTCTAGGGGTCCAAGCGGGGCAATTAGCGCCCTGTCCCGCCTCCCCCAATTGTGTCAGTAGCCAGAGCGGGGATGGGAGTCACCGAATTGAACCCCTCCGTCCCAGTGGGTCGATCGAGGAAGCTTTTACCACCCTGAAACAAGTGGTGCAATCCCAGCCTCGTACAAAAGTTGTCTCGGCTTCGGAGGATTATCTCTATGTGGAGTTCACCAGCCGTTTGATGGGCTTTGTGGATGATGTGGAATTTTATGTCGATCGGGAGGCGGGGGTAATTCAGGTGCGATCGGCGTCGCGGTTGGGTGAGTCTGATTTGGGCGTCAACCGCGATCGGATCGAAACTTTGCGGCAGGCGTTACAAAACCAAGGTTCCGTCGCGTAA